Proteins encoded within one genomic window of Bacillus sp. 1NLA3E:
- a CDS encoding lipoate--protein ligase family protein encodes MKKEKEVWRFIDSGDCSPSFNMALDEVLLQWHSEGKIPPTIRFYGWNPATLSIGYFQKVGREIDMDSVKKHDLGFVRRPTGGRGVLHEHELTYSVIVSEDHPQMPKTVTEAYRVISEGILKGFHHLGLEAYFAVPKTEDERDSLKNPRSAVCFDAPSWYELVVEGLKVAGSAQTRQKGVILQHGSILLDLDEDKLFSLFQYPSERVKERMQMAFKNKAVAINDISPRRITLSEAKEAFRKGFIEGLNIELEPYQLSAEELEVVNKLAQVRYENDKWNYKR; translated from the coding sequence ATGAAAAAAGAAAAAGAAGTTTGGCGTTTCATTGATTCAGGTGATTGCTCACCATCTTTTAATATGGCTTTAGATGAGGTACTTTTACAATGGCATAGTGAAGGGAAAATCCCACCAACTATCCGGTTCTATGGCTGGAATCCTGCGACTTTATCGATTGGTTATTTTCAAAAGGTGGGCAGGGAGATTGATATGGATTCAGTAAAAAAACATGATCTTGGATTTGTCCGCCGTCCAACTGGTGGGCGTGGTGTCCTTCATGAACATGAGCTAACATATAGTGTTATTGTCTCCGAAGATCATCCGCAAATGCCCAAAACGGTTACAGAGGCGTATCGTGTCATTTCTGAAGGCATCTTAAAGGGGTTTCATCACTTAGGACTTGAAGCGTATTTTGCAGTTCCAAAGACGGAGGATGAAAGAGATTCCTTAAAAAATCCACGATCTGCTGTTTGTTTTGATGCCCCAAGTTGGTATGAACTAGTTGTTGAAGGACTGAAAGTTGCTGGGAGTGCTCAAACAAGGCAAAAAGGTGTCATCCTTCAGCATGGTTCAATCCTTTTGGACCTTGATGAGGATAAACTTTTTAGTTTATTCCAGTACCCAAGTGAGCGAGTGAAAGAACGGATGCAAATGGCTTTTAAAAATAAAGCAGTTGCCATTAATGATATTAGCCCTCGGCGGATTACTCTCTCTGAAGCGAAGGAAGCGTTTAGAAAGGGTTTTATCGAAGGGTTAAATATTGAACTCGAGCCATATCAGCTTTCCGCTGAAGAATTAGAGGTTGTAAATAAGCTTGCACAAGTCCGGTATGAAAATGATAAATGGAATTATAAACGTTAA
- a CDS encoding rhodanese-like domain-containing protein translates to MDTLYFLLIITGAFLIYSVFTWLYQRKIVKTLTEEEFRAGYRKAQLIDVREPNEFEAGHILGARNIPLSQMKMRMKEIRPDKPVYLYCQSGMRSGRAAQFLYRRGYKELSHLKGGFKLWTGKVKAK, encoded by the coding sequence TTGGATACACTATATTTCCTTCTAATCATTACCGGAGCTTTTTTAATTTACTCTGTCTTCACATGGCTCTATCAGCGAAAAATTGTTAAAACCCTGACAGAAGAAGAATTTCGTGCTGGTTATCGGAAAGCACAATTGATTGATGTTCGTGAACCGAATGAATTTGAAGCAGGGCATATTCTTGGAGCTAGAAACATCCCTCTTTCGCAAATGAAAATGCGTATGAAGGAAATTCGCCCAGATAAACCTGTATACTTGTATTGTCAAAGTGGCATGCGAAGTGGGCGCGCAGCTCAATTCTTATATAGAAGAGGCTACAAAGAACTATCGCATCTAAAAGGCGGGTTCAAACTTTGGACAGGTAAAGTAAAAGCAAAATAA
- a CDS encoding FbpB family small basic protein: MKRRNRKNFQQLVNQNRLEIETNPFEMERIEKKIEEKHLKSINTSGSH; encoded by the coding sequence ATGAAAAGAAGAAATCGCAAAAACTTTCAACAACTCGTTAATCAAAACAGGTTAGAAATCGAAACGAACCCTTTCGAAATGGAAAGAATCGAGAAAAAAATTGAAGAAAAACATTTAAAAAGCATAAATACCTCTGGTTCTCACTAA
- a CDS encoding polysaccharide deacetylase family protein, which translates to MKRLVFSLLMIFALFAPTRVLGVQKVPILVYHSIDAFNGHGSRELYVTPENFLKQILYLKNHGYTLLTFENWQDINKVEKPVFITIDDGYKNNENVFAIFQKVKDERFNPRATLFVISDFIGKQNRLSKLELKRMVDSGMFSIQSHTATHLDLTKNPDFENELKGSKEKIQKITGRPVIALSYPYGNYNNRVISETKKYYQFGLTTTPSLFSKKGIENENFFLPRIYVKYSTTLDDFANIVK; encoded by the coding sequence ATGAAAAGGCTTGTTTTTTCTCTATTAATGATTTTTGCGTTGTTTGCTCCAACTCGAGTTTTGGGAGTACAAAAAGTGCCAATCCTTGTTTATCATTCGATCGATGCGTTCAACGGCCATGGTTCTAGAGAGTTGTATGTGACACCAGAAAACTTTTTAAAACAAATCCTGTATTTAAAAAATCACGGTTATACTTTATTAACATTTGAGAATTGGCAGGATATCAACAAGGTGGAGAAACCTGTTTTTATTACCATCGATGATGGATATAAAAATAATGAGAACGTTTTTGCCATTTTTCAAAAGGTAAAGGATGAACGGTTTAACCCAAGAGCGACCCTCTTTGTGATTTCAGATTTTATTGGAAAGCAAAATAGATTATCAAAATTGGAATTGAAAAGGATGGTCGATTCAGGTATGTTTTCGATTCAGTCTCATACTGCGACACATCTAGATTTAACAAAAAATCCAGATTTTGAAAATGAGTTAAAGGGTTCAAAAGAAAAAATTCAAAAGATTACAGGGAGGCCGGTTATCGCACTTAGTTATCCATATGGGAATTATAATAATCGTGTCATTTCCGAAACGAAAAAGTATTATCAATTTGGACTTACTACTACACCAAGTTTATTTTCAAAAAAGGGAATCGAAAACGAAAATTTCTTCCTCCCACGAATCTATGTAAAATATTCAACAACGCTAGACGACTTTGCTAACATTGTAAAATGA
- the gcvPB gene encoding aminomethyl-transferring glycine dehydrogenase subunit GcvPB, with translation MPKQDQALIFESSTPGRIGYSLPEMDIPVVDLAELIPVGYLREKEPELPEVSELDIMRHYTALSRRNHGLDSGFYPLGSCTMKYNPKINESVARFNGFAHLHPLQDESSVQGALELLYDLQQHLKEITGMDEVTLQPAAGAHGEWTGLMLIRAFHEANGDLKRTKVIIPDSAHGTNPASATVAGLETITVKSNEKGLVDLEDLKRVVGEDTAALMLTNPNTLGLFEENILEVATIVHDAGGKLYYDGANLNAVLSKARPGDMGFDVVHLNLHKTFTGPHGGGGPGSGPVGVKTELIPFLPKPLIDKHGDEYVLDYNRPQSIGRVKPYYGNFGINVRAYTYIRSMGPDGLKAVTEYAVLNANYMMRRLATYYDLPFDKHCKHEFVLSGSRQKKLGVRTLDIAKRLLDFGYHPPTIYFPLNVEECIMIEPTETESKETLDAFIDAMIQIAIEAEETPEIVQEAPHTTVVGRMDEALAARKPVLRYQKQ, from the coding sequence ATGCCTAAACAGGATCAAGCACTGATTTTTGAGTCAAGCACACCAGGCCGCATTGGTTATAGTCTGCCGGAAATGGATATCCCAGTTGTTGATTTAGCTGAATTGATCCCAGTAGGATATTTGCGTGAGAAAGAGCCGGAACTTCCAGAAGTTTCAGAGCTTGATATAATGCGTCATTATACTGCACTCTCAAGACGAAATCATGGGCTCGATTCAGGATTTTACCCCCTTGGTTCTTGTACAATGAAATATAATCCAAAGATTAACGAGTCGGTTGCAAGGTTTAACGGCTTCGCCCACCTACACCCTCTTCAAGATGAAAGCTCAGTTCAAGGAGCACTTGAGCTTCTATATGACCTGCAACAGCATTTAAAAGAGATTACGGGGATGGATGAGGTGACTCTCCAACCAGCAGCAGGTGCTCACGGGGAATGGACAGGGTTAATGTTGATTCGTGCCTTCCATGAAGCCAATGGGGATCTAAAACGGACTAAAGTAATTATCCCTGATTCGGCGCATGGAACAAATCCTGCATCAGCTACGGTTGCGGGGCTTGAAACCATTACGGTGAAATCGAATGAAAAGGGTCTTGTTGACCTCGAAGATTTAAAACGGGTAGTTGGTGAAGACACAGCTGCCTTAATGTTGACAAATCCAAACACACTTGGATTGTTTGAAGAGAATATATTAGAGGTAGCCACAATTGTTCATGATGCAGGTGGAAAGCTTTATTATGACGGCGCTAATCTAAATGCGGTCTTATCAAAAGCACGACCAGGAGATATGGGTTTTGATGTTGTTCATTTGAATTTGCACAAAACTTTTACTGGCCCACATGGTGGTGGAGGACCTGGTTCAGGTCCAGTTGGGGTGAAGACAGAGCTGATTCCGTTTTTGCCGAAGCCTCTTATTGATAAGCATGGAGACGAATATGTCCTAGATTATAATCGTCCACAATCAATCGGGCGTGTGAAACCGTATTATGGGAACTTTGGAATTAATGTTCGTGCCTACACCTATATTCGCTCAATGGGCCCAGACGGTCTGAAGGCGGTAACTGAATATGCGGTGTTAAATGCAAATTATATGATGAGGCGGCTCGCAACCTATTATGATTTGCCGTTTGATAAGCATTGTAAGCATGAATTCGTATTAAGCGGAAGCCGCCAGAAAAAGCTCGGTGTTCGCACACTTGATATTGCCAAACGACTGCTTGATTTTGGCTATCATCCACCAACGATTTATTTTCCATTAAACGTCGAAGAATGTATCATGATTGAACCGACGGAAACAGAATCGAAGGAAACGTTAGATGCTTTTATAGATGCGATGATTCAAATCGCTATAGAAGCTGAGGAAACTCCAGAAATCGTTCAAGAGGCTCCGCACACGACGGTTGTCGGTCGGATGGATGAGGCTTTGGCAGCCCGTAAGCCGGTATTAAGGTATCAAAAGCAGTGA
- the gcvPA gene encoding aminomethyl-transferring glycine dehydrogenase subunit GcvPA: MKHRYLPMTENDKTEMLAAIGVNSVGELFSDIPEQVRFKGEYQIKEAKSEPALLKELTILAGKNADLKSHTSFLGAGVYDHYIPTIVDHVISRSEFYTAYTPYQPEISQGELQAIFEFQTMICELTGMDVANSSMYDGGTALAEAASLCAGQTRRKKVLVSSTVHPEAKEVLKTYARGQYLEVIEIPYMDGVTDLVSLQELTTDDVAAVIIQYPNFFGRIEPLKEIEEITHAKKAMFVVSSNPLSLGALTPPGKFGADIVVGDAQPFGIPTAFGGPHCGYFAVTTKLMRKVPGRLVGQTVDEGGRRGFVLTLQAREQHIRRDKATSNICSNQALNALAASVAMTALGKQGVKEMALANIQKAHYAKNALAEKGFEIAFNGPSFNEFIIKLGKPVKPVNQNLLKKGIIGGFDLGRDYPELDGHMLIAVTELRTKQEIDQFVKELGEHHA, encoded by the coding sequence ATGAAGCATCGCTATTTACCCATGACAGAAAATGATAAGACTGAAATGCTAGCAGCAATAGGCGTTAATTCCGTCGGTGAGTTGTTCAGCGATATTCCAGAACAAGTTAGGTTTAAAGGCGAGTACCAGATCAAGGAAGCAAAATCAGAGCCAGCATTATTGAAGGAACTTACCATATTAGCTGGGAAAAATGCAGATTTAAAATCACACACATCGTTCCTTGGAGCCGGAGTCTACGATCATTACATTCCAACGATTGTTGACCATGTTATATCACGCTCAGAATTTTACACAGCCTATACCCCGTATCAGCCGGAAATTTCGCAAGGCGAGCTTCAAGCTATATTCGAATTTCAAACAATGATTTGTGAGTTAACTGGAATGGATGTGGCTAACTCTTCAATGTATGATGGGGGAACTGCATTGGCAGAGGCCGCAAGCCTGTGTGCTGGTCAAACACGACGGAAAAAAGTACTAGTTTCAAGTACAGTCCATCCAGAAGCCAAAGAAGTATTAAAGACTTATGCGAGAGGCCAATATCTCGAGGTCATCGAAATCCCATACATGGATGGAGTTACTGATTTAGTCTCTCTTCAGGAGTTAACTACTGATGATGTTGCCGCTGTAATCATTCAATATCCAAACTTTTTCGGTAGAATTGAACCATTAAAGGAAATTGAAGAAATTACTCATGCCAAAAAGGCGATGTTTGTCGTCTCTAGCAATCCACTTTCGCTTGGAGCATTAACTCCACCGGGGAAATTCGGGGCTGATATCGTGGTAGGGGATGCACAACCGTTTGGTATCCCTACAGCGTTCGGTGGACCACATTGCGGATATTTTGCTGTGACCACTAAGCTAATGCGAAAAGTACCAGGTAGACTTGTCGGTCAAACAGTAGATGAAGGCGGACGCCGTGGTTTTGTCCTAACCCTCCAAGCAAGAGAACAGCACATTCGCCGTGATAAAGCGACATCGAATATATGTTCAAACCAAGCCCTAAACGCATTAGCAGCATCCGTGGCAATGACCGCCCTTGGAAAGCAAGGCGTTAAAGAAATGGCATTAGCTAATATTCAAAAGGCACATTATGCGAAAAATGCTTTGGCGGAAAAGGGATTTGAGATTGCTTTTAATGGGCCGTCATTTAATGAATTTATCATTAAACTTGGGAAACCTGTTAAGCCAGTGAATCAAAACTTGCTTAAAAAGGGAATCATCGGTGGTTTTGATCTAGGCCGGGATTACCCAGAACTGGATGGCCACATGTTAATCGCAGTAACGGAATTACGGACAAAACAAGAAATCGATCAATTTGTAAAAGAATTGGGGGAGCATCATGCCTAA
- the gcvT gene encoding glycine cleavage system aminomethyltransferase GcvT → MSQLKRTPLFDVYKQYGAKTIDFGGWELPVQFSGIKEEHEAVRTKAGIFDVSHMGEIDVTGPDSLAYLQKMMTNDVSQLNIGSAQYTAMCYENGGTVDDLLIYKLAKDHFLLVVNASNIEKDFQWLTKHLNGDVRLVNFSEKTAQLALQGPAAERVLQKLAKGTNLSEIGFFQFQTDVMLNEAQALVSRTGYTGEDGFEIYCDTEDVATIWNDILAVGSADGVIPCGLGARDTLRFEAMLALYGQELSSDITPIEAGIGFAVKVNKEADFIGKSVLKAQRENGASRKLVGLEMIDRGIPRHGYPVFKDGRKIGEVTTGTQSPTLKRNIGLALLQVEYTPLGTVVEVEIRGKQLKAQIVKMPFYKKKVK, encoded by the coding sequence ATGTCACAGTTGAAACGAACACCTTTATTTGATGTTTACAAACAATATGGCGCGAAAACGATTGATTTTGGAGGGTGGGAACTTCCAGTCCAATTTTCTGGGATTAAGGAGGAACATGAGGCAGTTAGAACAAAAGCAGGTATATTTGATGTTTCCCATATGGGGGAAATTGATGTAACTGGTCCTGACAGTCTTGCTTATCTCCAAAAAATGATGACGAATGATGTTTCACAATTAAATATTGGATCCGCACAGTACACCGCGATGTGTTATGAAAATGGTGGAACTGTAGACGATTTACTTATTTATAAATTGGCGAAGGATCATTTCCTTCTAGTTGTAAATGCCTCAAATATTGAAAAAGACTTCCAATGGTTAACCAAACACCTTAATGGAGATGTCCGCCTTGTTAATTTTTCAGAAAAAACGGCGCAATTGGCTTTACAAGGTCCAGCGGCAGAACGAGTATTGCAAAAACTTGCGAAAGGGACGAACTTAAGTGAGATTGGCTTTTTCCAATTTCAAACCGATGTAATGTTGAATGAAGCTCAGGCTTTGGTGTCAAGGACGGGGTATACCGGAGAAGATGGGTTTGAAATCTATTGTGATACCGAAGATGTTGCGACCATATGGAACGATATTTTAGCAGTGGGTAGCGCTGATGGAGTGATCCCATGTGGATTAGGTGCTCGAGATACACTTCGGTTTGAGGCCATGCTTGCCCTGTACGGACAGGAACTCTCCTCTGATATAACCCCAATCGAGGCTGGAATTGGCTTTGCGGTTAAGGTAAATAAAGAAGCTGATTTTATTGGGAAATCAGTATTAAAGGCGCAGAGAGAGAATGGAGCTTCTAGAAAGCTAGTTGGATTGGAAATGATTGATCGGGGGATTCCGAGACACGGATATCCAGTTTTCAAGGATGGGAGGAAAATCGGTGAAGTGACTACAGGTACACAATCCCCAACTTTAAAAAGAAATATTGGTTTAGCTTTATTACAAGTTGAATATACGCCATTAGGTACTGTGGTCGAAGTAGAAATTCGTGGCAAACAATTGAAGGCCCAAATCGTCAAAATGCCTTTTTATAAAAAAAAGGTTAAGTAA
- a CDS encoding DEAD/DEAH box helicase, producing MSVQINFDSSWQDEFLQRMINDGPWGNWELFKLAVDVEQHTVIPEFEGLQAPKHLPHLTPLPHQLEVAKQVVENMNGKAILADEVGLGKTIEAGLILKEYMIRGLVKKVLILVPASLVTQWVSELNTKFFIPAISQRKSYVWEQYDVVVSSIDTAKRSPHREIIFEQNYDLIIIDEAHKLKNNKTKNYEFVQSLKKKFCLLLTATPIQNRIEEIFNLVSLLKPGHLGNESAFFEKYKRDARSINDDEHLKELVNKVMIRNRRADTGIEWTKRLVETIPIEFTNEERDLYDSISGLRSDGDWMTSSQFSLMTLQREACSSREAVYFTLKNMLKKQESPSIFYQEMIQSLINKVEAIQTNTKANKALELIQSANDKVIIFTEYRATQMYLQWFLKQHGISSVPFRGGFKRGKKDWMRELFQKQAQVLIATEAGGEGINLQFCNHIINFDLPWNPMRLEQRIGRIHRLGQEKDVLIYNFATKDTVEEHILKLLYEKIHLFEKVVGELDDILTRLEFGNFEDHMIDIFGHSSSEGEMRIKMENLTSMIQFAEEMKAGEINAAAGNS from the coding sequence ATGTCCGTGCAAATCAATTTTGATTCTTCATGGCAGGATGAATTTTTGCAAAGAATGATCAATGACGGCCCATGGGGAAACTGGGAACTATTCAAATTAGCCGTGGATGTGGAACAGCACACCGTCATTCCAGAATTCGAAGGACTTCAAGCACCTAAACATCTTCCTCATTTAACCCCGTTGCCTCACCAGCTCGAGGTCGCTAAACAAGTAGTCGAGAATATGAATGGTAAAGCCATTTTAGCCGATGAGGTAGGACTTGGTAAGACAATTGAGGCCGGTTTAATTTTAAAAGAATATATGATTCGCGGTCTTGTAAAAAAAGTATTGATCCTTGTCCCGGCTTCACTCGTTACCCAGTGGGTGTCGGAATTGAATACAAAGTTTTTTATTCCTGCTATATCCCAACGAAAAAGCTATGTTTGGGAACAATATGATGTAGTCGTTTCGTCTATCGATACGGCAAAACGCAGCCCCCACCGTGAGATAATTTTCGAACAAAACTATGATTTAATTATTATCGACGAAGCTCATAAGCTCAAAAACAATAAAACAAAAAACTATGAGTTTGTTCAAAGCTTAAAAAAGAAATTTTGCTTACTCCTTACAGCCACTCCCATCCAAAACCGGATTGAGGAAATTTTTAATCTTGTATCCTTACTTAAACCTGGCCATTTAGGGAATGAATCGGCCTTTTTTGAAAAATACAAACGTGACGCAAGATCGATTAATGATGATGAGCACTTAAAGGAGCTTGTCAATAAAGTGATGATTCGGAATCGCCGAGCTGACACGGGAATAGAGTGGACAAAACGACTAGTCGAAACTATTCCAATTGAATTTACAAACGAGGAACGCGACCTTTATGATTCAATTTCTGGCCTCCGTTCCGATGGCGATTGGATGACTTCAAGCCAGTTTTCACTTATGACCCTGCAGCGAGAAGCCTGTAGCAGTAGAGAAGCGGTATACTTTACCTTAAAAAATATGCTTAAAAAACAAGAATCGCCTTCAATCTTTTACCAAGAAATGATTCAATCATTAATAAACAAAGTGGAGGCGATTCAAACCAACACAAAAGCGAATAAAGCGTTGGAATTAATACAATCAGCCAATGATAAAGTAATCATTTTTACGGAATATCGCGCAACACAAATGTATTTACAATGGTTTTTAAAGCAGCATGGGATTTCGTCCGTACCATTTCGGGGTGGTTTCAAACGTGGTAAAAAAGACTGGATGCGAGAACTTTTCCAAAAACAGGCCCAAGTGCTGATTGCTACAGAGGCAGGTGGTGAAGGAATAAACCTCCAGTTTTGCAATCATATTATCAATTTTGACTTGCCTTGGAATCCTATGAGACTTGAACAAAGGATTGGACGTATTCACCGACTTGGTCAAGAAAAAGATGTTTTGATTTATAACTTCGCTACTAAAGATACGGTCGAAGAACATATCTTAAAACTCTTATATGAAAAAATTCATCTTTTCGAAAAAGTAGTGGGTGAGTTGGATGATATATTAACGCGATTAGAGTTTGGAAATTTCGAAGATCATATGATCGATATATTTGGCCACTCCTCATCTGAAGGTGAAATGCGGATTAAAATGGAAAATTTAACCTCAATGATTCAATTTGCGGAAGAAATGAAAGCAGGTGAAATAAATGCAGCAGCAGGAAATTCATAA
- a CDS encoding YqhG family protein, translating into MQQQEIHNFLEQYFHSNSCEIEESGQGYMVVQLTNELDKELMNRPFYWHYLEKTGGSPNPMKLTFITNPQIVPDNLKGETIHFGSPRLHQIFQSTKSLAGYIRLYEGNGHNIGKQTPLFPWLVLNVKISYQCDRKRDVFKSIGLHLINGMIVENFHDKLLGISLTPKIPDYFFTLSPLVMPKSGITRIEHYLKRALELEDHTWAEEAKNRWQQDLELLQHFYEDDENKEGYENEKSALQDQYEPKINISIINGGLFYLTEKAI; encoded by the coding sequence ATGCAGCAGCAGGAAATTCATAATTTTTTGGAACAGTATTTTCATTCGAACAGCTGTGAAATTGAGGAAAGTGGTCAAGGTTACATGGTCGTACAGTTAACGAACGAGCTGGATAAAGAACTAATGAACCGCCCCTTTTATTGGCATTACCTTGAAAAAACCGGTGGAAGTCCAAACCCAATGAAACTCACTTTTATTACAAACCCGCAAATCGTCCCAGACAATCTGAAAGGAGAAACAATCCATTTTGGTTCTCCGCGCCTTCACCAAATTTTCCAATCCACCAAGAGCTTAGCTGGCTATATCAGACTCTACGAGGGGAACGGACATAATATTGGAAAACAAACCCCCTTATTTCCTTGGCTGGTGTTAAATGTTAAAATATCGTATCAGTGTGACCGAAAGCGGGATGTATTTAAATCAATAGGTCTACATCTAATTAATGGGATGATCGTTGAAAATTTTCACGATAAACTACTGGGAATTTCATTGACACCAAAAATCCCGGATTATTTTTTCACCCTATCCCCGCTCGTGATGCCCAAAAGCGGAATCACGAGAATAGAGCATTATTTGAAAAGGGCGCTTGAACTAGAAGATCATACCTGGGCGGAGGAAGCAAAAAATAGGTGGCAGCAGGATCTAGAATTGTTACAGCACTTTTACGAGGATGATGAGAACAAAGAAGGATATGAAAATGAAAAATCCGCCCTACAAGATCAGTATGAACCAAAAATAAATATCTCCATTATCAACGGAGGTTTGTTTTACTTAACAGAAAAGGCCATTTAA
- a CDS encoding YqzE family protein — protein sequence MKSNDYVKYITQTFVKYIDQPKDERKKHKYQKKDVKEPFLFHWFGVIPFLLISLFKRKH from the coding sequence ATGAAATCAAATGATTACGTCAAATATATTACGCAAACGTTTGTTAAATATATTGATCAACCAAAAGACGAGCGAAAAAAACACAAGTATCAAAAGAAGGATGTTAAAGAACCATTTCTTTTCCATTGGTTCGGGGTCATCCCGTTCCTTTTAATCTCTTTGTTCAAACGGAAGCATTAA
- the comGG gene encoding competence type IV pilus minor pilin ComGG has translation MFINQKGFTYPLSLCMLLLFSTFVLLHTQLYLNEKKLAHETETILNQEYYLLSSVRKIESQLRNGEPINNSGVLSFREGKVDYIKEDLGVSLKITFTMTLNTGEKSIGFGYYDKNLKKMIKWVEKN, from the coding sequence ATGTTCATAAATCAAAAAGGGTTTACCTATCCGCTCTCACTTTGTATGCTCCTGCTTTTCTCAACATTTGTTTTGCTGCATACCCAACTATATTTGAATGAAAAGAAACTTGCCCATGAAACAGAAACCATTTTAAATCAAGAATATTATTTATTATCTTCAGTAAGAAAAATTGAAAGTCAGCTACGAAACGGGGAACCAATTAATAACTCAGGGGTCTTATCGTTTAGGGAGGGGAAAGTGGACTATATTAAAGAGGATTTGGGTGTTTCTTTAAAAATCACATTTACAATGACCCTTAACACTGGTGAAAAATCAATAGGTTTTGGTTATTATGACAAGAACCTAAAAAAAATGATTAAATGGGTGGAGAAGAACTGA
- the comGF gene encoding competence type IV pilus minor pilin ComGF: MIRHKPRCVSNIKMSTQSPIKNVKVLNSNGFTLIEMLFAFSIFCIIVSFLPLSFRLMLNEVPFEKRIQRMEWEVFTSQIKKEVRMSTNITVLNQTLLLQKDGQTIIYEKYGTNLRRRVDYTGHEILLQNVGTFQFEKIGNGVRVKVVDKYGHEYREDFQVFIRDVVS, from the coding sequence ATGATACGTCACAAACCGAGGTGTGTGTCGAATATAAAGATGTCAACTCAATCCCCCATAAAAAATGTAAAAGTCCTGAATAGCAATGGATTTACATTGATTGAAATGTTGTTTGCTTTTTCAATTTTTTGTATCATCGTTTCCTTCCTCCCTTTATCCTTTCGATTGATGCTAAATGAGGTACCATTCGAAAAGAGAATCCAGCGCATGGAGTGGGAGGTTTTTACTAGTCAGATAAAAAAAGAAGTAAGAATGAGTACTAACATTACAGTTTTAAATCAAACCCTCTTATTACAAAAAGACGGTCAAACGATTATCTATGAAAAATACGGCACAAATTTAAGAAGAAGGGTAGATTATACGGGGCATGAAATTTTATTGCAGAATGTAGGAACTTTTCAATTTGAAAAGATTGGTAACGGTGTTCGAGTGAAAGTGGTTGATAAATATGGTCATGAATACAGGGAAGATTTTCAGGTTTTTATTCGAGATGTGGTTTCCTAA
- the comGD gene encoding competence type IV pilus minor pilin ComGD — protein sequence MKLDQKGFTLTEMLLVFSVFLVISSITLIMVKPQSNMLEKNLFFSQFKSDIFWAQQYAISNQTQITVNIMSGGNYYYFREKVSGPIILERKYSEGVKITEGSLPLYFQFSESGNINRFGSFFIRMGTTTYRITFQIGKGRFYVTKE from the coding sequence ATGAAATTGGATCAAAAAGGATTTACCTTGACTGAAATGTTGTTGGTTTTTTCCGTATTCCTCGTAATTTCTTCTATTACCCTCATCATGGTAAAACCTCAGTCTAACATGCTCGAAAAAAATTTATTTTTTTCCCAATTCAAATCTGATATTTTTTGGGCACAGCAGTATGCGATTTCAAATCAAACACAAATTACCGTAAACATCATGTCTGGAGGAAATTATTATTATTTCCGCGAAAAGGTAAGTGGACCGATTATATTGGAGAGGAAATATTCAGAAGGAGTAAAGATTACTGAGGGTTCTTTGCCACTTTACTTTCAATTTTCGGAGAGTGGAAACATCAATCGCTTCGGTTCCTTTTTTATTAGGATGGGGACTACAACCTATCGAATCACTTTCCAAATAGGAAAAGGGAGGTTTTATGTTACGAAGGAGTGA
- the comGC gene encoding competence type IV pilus major pilin ComGC: MKNEKGFTLIEMMIVLLIISVLLIITIPNVAKHNANINTKGCQAYVKMVEAQVQAYHLDLQKYPASTQELIDEGYLKSGETACPDSTNIVIGADGEVTTTTSGS; encoded by the coding sequence ATGAAAAATGAAAAAGGATTTACTCTAATAGAAATGATGATTGTCTTATTAATTATTTCAGTGTTACTAATTATTACGATTCCTAATGTTGCAAAGCATAATGCAAATATCAATACAAAAGGCTGTCAAGCTTATGTGAAAATGGTTGAAGCACAGGTCCAAGCGTACCATCTTGATCTTCAAAAATACCCAGCAAGTACCCAAGAGTTAATTGATGAGGGTTATTTAAAGAGTGGTGAAACAGCTTGTCCCGATAGTACCAATATTGTGATTGGGGCAGATGGGGAGGTAACCACGACTACAAGTGGTTCCTAA